In the genome of Hydractinia symbiolongicarpus strain clone_291-10 chromosome 5, HSymV2.1, whole genome shotgun sequence, one region contains:
- the LOC130644672 gene encoding glycine amidinotransferase, mitochondrial-like isoform X2, with the protein MALNSCISKKQWDFFERYGGQSFPEEHLKKAVEEVDTFCETLRQEGIIVRRPDVVDHQQEYTTPDFSSSGMHAAMPRDIIITIGNEIIEAPMAWRSRFFEYRAYRTLMKEYFSKGAKWTTAPKPTMSDELYDNDYPIDNFKERLALAKKGRFVTTEYEPCFDAADFMKAGKDIFVQRSQVTNMMGIEWMRPHLGDKYNVHVLSFDDVNAMHIDGTFLTIGEGLILVNPDRPCNQIDYFHKAGWKVVAAPRPVMSDAYPLWMSSNWLSMNVLMLDEKRVVVDSDEIPTQKMFESLGIKCVKVSIKHANALGGGFHCWTCDVRRKGELKSYF; encoded by the exons ATGGCATTAAACTCTTGCATTAGTAAGAAACAATGGGATTTCTTCGAAAGGTATGGTGGTCAATCCTTTCCTGAGGAGCATCTCAAAAAGGCTGTCGAGGAAGTGGACACATTTTGTGAAACTTTGCGTCAGGAGGGTATTATTGTGAGACGTCCTGACGTGGTCGATCACCAACAA GAATACACTACACCAGATTTCAGTTCGTCAGGGATGCATGCAGCTATGCCACGTGATATAATAATCACCATTGGAAACGAAATTATTGAAGCCCCTATGGCATGGAGAAGTCGGTTCTTTGAATATCGTGCATACCGTACATTGATGAAGGAGTATTTTTCGAAAGGCGCTAAATGGACAACAGCACCAAAACCTACCATGTCAGATGAGCTATATGACAAT GATTATCCAATTGacaattttaaagaaagacTTGCATTAGCAAAGAAAGGAAGATTTGTAACAACAGAATATGAGCCATGCTTTGATGCAGCTGATTTTATGAAAGCTGGAAAAGATATATTCGTTCAAAGAAGCCAG GTAACAAACATGATGGGGATTGAATGGATGAGACCCCATCTTGGTGATAAATATAACGTTCATGTTCTGTCATTTGACGATGTAAACGCTATGCATATCGACGGAACATTTCTTACGATTGGAGAAGGTTTAATCCTCGTCAACCCTGACCGACCATGCAATCAGATAGATTATTTTCATAAGGCAGGCTGGAAAGTTGTAGCTGCACCTAGACCAGTTATGTCTGACGCGTATCCATTATGGATGAGCTCCAACTGGCTAAGTATGAATGTTTTAATGTTAGATGAGAAACGAGTTGTTGTGGATAGTGATGAAATTCCTACGCAAAAG ATGTTCGAATCCCTCGGCATCAAATGCGTCAAAGTATCGATAAAACATGCCAATGCACTGGGTGGTGGATTTCACTGCTGGACGTGTGACGTAAGAAGAAAAGGAGAACTTAAAAGTTACTTTTGA
- the LOC130644672 gene encoding glycine amidinotransferase, mitochondrial-like isoform X1: MMCGRLSKFYSLALRKNGRVAVNSFRHYTTPVVNSHNEWDPLEEIIVGRAENSCVPPSTMALNSCISKKQWDFFERYGGQSFPEEHLKKAVEEVDTFCETLRQEGIIVRRPDVVDHQQEYTTPDFSSSGMHAAMPRDIIITIGNEIIEAPMAWRSRFFEYRAYRTLMKEYFSKGAKWTTAPKPTMSDELYDNDYPIDNFKERLALAKKGRFVTTEYEPCFDAADFMKAGKDIFVQRSQVTNMMGIEWMRPHLGDKYNVHVLSFDDVNAMHIDGTFLTIGEGLILVNPDRPCNQIDYFHKAGWKVVAAPRPVMSDAYPLWMSSNWLSMNVLMLDEKRVVVDSDEIPTQKMFESLGIKCVKVSIKHANALGGGFHCWTCDVRRKGELKSYF; encoded by the exons gTTGCAGTGAATTCGTTTCGGCATTACACGACTCCAGTGGTGAATTCCCATAATGAATGGGATCCTCTGGAAGAAATTATTGTTGGAAGAGCAGAAAATTCGTGTGTACCGCCATCAACAATGGCATTAAACTCTTGCATTAGTAAGAAACAATGGGATTTCTTCGAAAGGTATGGTGGTCAATCCTTTCCTGAGGAGCATCTCAAAAAGGCTGTCGAGGAAGTGGACACATTTTGTGAAACTTTGCGTCAGGAGGGTATTATTGTGAGACGTCCTGACGTGGTCGATCACCAACAA GAATACACTACACCAGATTTCAGTTCGTCAGGGATGCATGCAGCTATGCCACGTGATATAATAATCACCATTGGAAACGAAATTATTGAAGCCCCTATGGCATGGAGAAGTCGGTTCTTTGAATATCGTGCATACCGTACATTGATGAAGGAGTATTTTTCGAAAGGCGCTAAATGGACAACAGCACCAAAACCTACCATGTCAGATGAGCTATATGACAAT GATTATCCAATTGacaattttaaagaaagacTTGCATTAGCAAAGAAAGGAAGATTTGTAACAACAGAATATGAGCCATGCTTTGATGCAGCTGATTTTATGAAAGCTGGAAAAGATATATTCGTTCAAAGAAGCCAG GTAACAAACATGATGGGGATTGAATGGATGAGACCCCATCTTGGTGATAAATATAACGTTCATGTTCTGTCATTTGACGATGTAAACGCTATGCATATCGACGGAACATTTCTTACGATTGGAGAAGGTTTAATCCTCGTCAACCCTGACCGACCATGCAATCAGATAGATTATTTTCATAAGGCAGGCTGGAAAGTTGTAGCTGCACCTAGACCAGTTATGTCTGACGCGTATCCATTATGGATGAGCTCCAACTGGCTAAGTATGAATGTTTTAATGTTAGATGAGAAACGAGTTGTTGTGGATAGTGATGAAATTCCTACGCAAAAG ATGTTCGAATCCCTCGGCATCAAATGCGTCAAAGTATCGATAAAACATGCCAATGCACTGGGTGGTGGATTTCACTGCTGGACGTGTGACGTAAGAAGAAAAGGAGAACTTAAAAGTTACTTTTGA